In Acidobacteriota bacterium, the DNA window AAGGGGTTACCAAAGCGGTGTCGAGCCACCGCACTCCAAAGCTTATTCCTTCGGATGCACCCACGGCTTGCGATATTCGCGCGCCAACAGCTTGTTCGCTTCGGCATCGCCAACGACTTGGTGCTTGGCGGCGTCCCACTTGAACGAACGGCCCAACTTCATCGAATGATTTGCCAGGATGCAACTGGCGGTCGAGATGTGGCCCTGTTCGATGTCAGCAACGGGTTTGCTGCGGTTTTCGATGCAACGCAACAGGTCTTTCATGTGGCCGCGAATCGCGGGCGCAACGTGGCGTTCCAAATCCTTTTCGGTGCGGTCAATCGGGTACTGCTCAAATTCGTAAGTCACGTCCTTGTGCACCGACGGTTGTTTGTTATCCGTCGGGATGAAGTCGTAACTCATCACGCCAGCCTTGAGTGTTCCCTTGTCGCCATAGATCGTCGCGCCCCAGGGATATTTCGGATCGGGCGGATGGCCGTAGGTGCGATGCTGCCAGATCACCGGGAACTCGGGGAAATCAAAGGTCGCCGTTTGCGTGTCGGTGATGTTGGCCTTGCTGTCCTTGTCTATCAGGATGCCGCCATTCGATGAAACCTCGCGCGGCCAGCCCAGACCGCACATCCAGCGCACCATGTCGAGCATGTGTACGCACATATCGCCGACGATGCCGTTGCCGTATTCCATAAAGGCGCGCCAACTGCGCGGATGCACCAGCTTGTTATAAGGCCGCATGGGCGCGGGGCCAGTCCACATTTCGTAATCCAGATAATCGGGCGGCGCGGTGTCGGGCGGGTTCTCTTTGGTGCGCATCTGGTAATAACAATAAATCTCGACCAGCCCGATTTTGCCGAGCTTGCCGGTTTGGACGATCTGCTCTTTGGCTTCGATCAGATGCGGCGTCGAACGGCGTTGCGTGCCGACCTGCACGACGCGGTTGTGTTTGCGCGCGGCGGCGACCATCGCCTGACCTTCGACGACGTCAACGCTGATGGGCTTCTGAACGTAAATATCCGCGCCAGCCTCGCAGGCCGCGATCATCGGCAGCGCGTGCCAATGGTCGGGCGTCGCGATCAGCACGATGTCCAAATCTTTCTCTTTGAGCAGCGCGCGGTAATCGCCGTAAGTGCGCGGCGTCTTCTTGGATTCCTGCCGTCCGGCGACCTGTTCGGCGCAATCGGCCAGCATCTTTTTGTCTACATCACAGAGCGAGACGACCTCGACCGGCGCGACTTGCAGCAGGCGGAACAGGTCGGATTTGCCATACCAGCCGGTGCCGATGAGGCCGACGCGAGCTTTCTTTTGCGCGAACTCTTCGGCGTATTTGTAATTCCTGCGCAAGATTGCCGGAGCGAGGGCAAAGGCGGCGCTTTGGCGAATGAAATCTCGACGTTGCATAAACCAATCCTCCTGGATGATTCAACCATCATCAATGTCCATTTGATTCGACGATGGCCTGATAAACCGCCGTGCGAAACTCGGCCATCAGCCGCAAATCCGTAGGCATTTTTTGCGTCATCATAATGCCGATGAGCTGTTCTTTCGGATCAATGAAAAAGCTGGTCGAAGCCGCGCCCGCCCAATCAAAAGTACCCAGCGAACCGATGCGTTGATGGTCGGCGGCGTCGGTCACTACGCGAAAGCCGAGTCCGAAGCCTGTGCCTTCGCCGATGGTTACGCCTGCGGTCGGCTTACGCGCGTGGGCAGTGTGATCCATCGTCATCAGTTGAACGGTCTTGGGACTAAGCAGCCGCACGCCCTCCAGCGTGCCGCCGTTGAGCAGCATCTGGCAAAACCGCAAATAATCGTGCGCCGTGGAAACCAGCCCCCCGCCGCCAGAATAAAACGTCGCTGGACGCGCGTAGCGGCTTTTGCCCGGCTGATCGGCAATCACCCGTTTGCCATCGGCATCCGCCAGCGCAAACGGCGACAGGCCCCACTGATAATTGACGGTGAAGCGGTCGAGCTTGGCAGCAGGCACATCAAACGCGGTGTCACTCATGCCCAGCGGTTTGAAAATGCGCTGGCGCATAAATTCATCCAACGTGCTGCCCGAAAGCACTTCGACCAAACGCCCCAGCACGTCGGTGCTGACGCCGTAATTC includes these proteins:
- a CDS encoding serine hydrolase, which encodes MKRTWALLRATALVLYALIPVYGQTAAPVKPEAVGLSSERLERINQLFARKIKEGKLVGALTLVARRGKLVHLAAAGQADAEAGRPLKSDAIFRIYSMTKPITTVAAMLLYEEGKFQLDDPLLMYLPEFKDVQVYGENGALVKPKRPIAVRDLMSHTSGLTYGLFGDTPVDRQYRAANLLSGDLTLAEFTKKLSALPLLFHPGEQWNYGVSTDVLGRLVEVLSGSTLDEFMRQRIFKPLGMSDTAFDVPAAKLDRFTVNYQWGLSPFALADADGKRVIADQPGKSRYARPATFYSGGGGLVSTAHDYLRFCQMLLNGGTLEGVRLLSPKTVQLMTMDHTAHARKPTAGVTIGEGTGFGLGFRVVTDAADHQRIGSLGTFDWAGAASTSFFIDPKEQLIGIMMTQKMPTDLRLMAEFRTAVYQAIVESNGH
- a CDS encoding Gfo/Idh/MocA family oxidoreductase, yielding MQRRDFIRQSAAFALAPAILRRNYKYAEEFAQKKARVGLIGTGWYGKSDLFRLLQVAPVEVVSLCDVDKKMLADCAEQVAGRQESKKTPRTYGDYRALLKEKDLDIVLIATPDHWHALPMIAACEAGADIYVQKPISVDVVEGQAMVAAARKHNRVVQVGTQRRSTPHLIEAKEQIVQTGKLGKIGLVEIYCYYQMRTKENPPDTAPPDYLDYEMWTGPAPMRPYNKLVHPRSWRAFMEYGNGIVGDMCVHMLDMVRWMCGLGWPREVSSNGGILIDKDSKANITDTQTATFDFPEFPVIWQHRTYGHPPDPKYPWGATIYGDKGTLKAGVMSYDFIPTDNKQPSVHKDVTYEFEQYPIDRTEKDLERHVAPAIRGHMKDLLRCIENRSKPVADIEQGHISTASCILANHSMKLGRSFKWDAAKHQVVGDAEANKLLAREYRKPWVHPKE